The Cervus canadensis isolate Bull #8, Minnesota chromosome X, ASM1932006v1, whole genome shotgun sequence genome contains a region encoding:
- the LOC122434566 gene encoding histone H2A-Bbd type 1-like isoform X1: MSRGRRVWNCHRSKRHSRSTRAELQFPVSRVDRLLRERQGAQRLSSATPVFLTAVLEYLTANILDLAGKEAGASHRMRISPEHVQRALINNENLCHLFEPNAFSQPASAPTPRKRK, translated from the coding sequence ATGTCTCGGGGAAGACGCGTCTGGAACTGCCATCGCAGTAAGAGGCATTCTCGTTCCACCAGGGCCGAGCTGCAGTTCCCCGTGAGCCGCGTGGACCGCCTCCTGCGAGAGCGTCAGGGCGCCCAGCGCCTGAGCTCAGCCACGCCCGTGTTCCTGACCGCAGTCCTTGAGTACCTGACGGCCAACATCCTGGACCTGGCGGGGAAGGAGGCCGGCGCCAGCCACAGGATGCGCATCAGCCCAGAACACGTGCAGAGGGCGCTGATCAACAATGAGAATCTCTGCCACCTCTTCGAGCCCAACGCCTTCTCTCAGCCCGCATCTGCACCAACCCCTCGCAAGAGGAAGTAG